One window of Nocardia sp. NBC_00508 genomic DNA carries:
- a CDS encoding GntR family transcriptional regulator: MSPTVDRSAPAYIQIAEHFRALIKNGELTEGSKLPSVLEIAQGWQVASATAAKAVSQLRAEGYVQSNNQGTFVSIAHKQTTGPDRLQMFRATGNGYRSGETAEIISSKLTEPNPSVTEALSLPASSSAIARRRVYRDNRGVVTVSTSWLPGEFADAAPELLSTDPLPKMTFGLVEERTGRRAVRRRDVIALQPAPADIAELLGVDTGSACLTMTNLYWDQDGNPTEYAVDFLGRDRELSAEYPLD, from the coding sequence ATGTCGCCGACAGTGGACCGGTCCGCGCCCGCCTACATCCAGATTGCGGAGCATTTCCGAGCCCTGATCAAGAACGGCGAGCTGACCGAAGGATCAAAGCTGCCGTCCGTCCTCGAGATCGCCCAGGGATGGCAAGTCGCATCAGCAACGGCGGCCAAGGCCGTGTCCCAGCTCCGCGCCGAGGGCTACGTACAGAGCAACAACCAGGGAACCTTCGTCTCGATTGCCCACAAGCAAACGACAGGCCCCGACCGCTTGCAGATGTTCCGAGCAACCGGCAACGGATACCGCTCTGGTGAGACCGCCGAAATCATCAGCTCAAAACTGACCGAACCGAATCCCTCAGTCACCGAGGCGCTTTCGCTTCCCGCCAGTTCATCCGCGATCGCTCGTCGGCGCGTGTACCGCGACAATCGCGGCGTCGTGACCGTTTCCACGTCGTGGCTTCCAGGCGAATTCGCCGATGCCGCCCCGGAACTGCTTTCGACAGACCCGCTACCCAAGATGACATTCGGCCTGGTCGAGGAGCGCACCGGACGCCGAGCCGTACGCCGACGCGATGTGATCGCTCTCCAGCCAGCGCCCGCAGACATCGCCGAGTTGCTCGGTGTCGATACCGGCTCAGCTTGCCTCACAATGACGAACCTCTATTGGGACCAGGACGGCAACCCGACCGAATACGCGGTTGACTTCCTGGGCCGTGACCGCGAACTCAGCGCCGAATACCCGCTCGACTGA
- a CDS encoding replication initiator yields the protein MTAANVTELPSPVTDGDGAAARETAADRRARLNVVELAYGLAEQHKVCRRPLVMLATDLDTHGSKYIGAPCKSTLACVCPACAERALRLRQQQAYEGWHMQEEPVTEKNPPTEQQTELLTARARLMQEYDLAREDGDTDAMDGIREVVADLDAELRETGIRGKLPALDPEPKKARKRSTRRRQEQPDLPRKKVAKTTIGRQYAGKYRPSLFVTLTLPSYGRVGPDGAPVNPDTYDYRQAARDIIHFSALFDRFMQNYRRASGRDVQYFATVEPQKRGAPHIHIGIRGTDPKELIRQLAAATYHQVWWPHFDQEVYSGGRMPYWDFTEHNAFVDPDTHEPVPTWREVLDHMDSVDELEPAHVVRFGQQVDVKGILGGTEEASRHIGYLTKYLTKSIGDVIEPQSQRAADHYDRLHAELAMTPCSPTCGLWFRYGVVPKGANAKTVPGLCKGKAHRRDTLGMRGRRVLVSRKWTGKDLADHKADRAEFVRQRLAEAGISREVISRLQITPAEPGDPNAPPREHLIMQMVAQKITQQAEYTRALLAEPPGERVPRETESIAAQQYSADNTAA from the coding sequence ATGACGGCGGCGAACGTCACGGAATTGCCCAGCCCTGTCACGGATGGTGATGGGGCTGCGGCCCGTGAGACGGCAGCTGATCGGCGTGCCCGGTTGAACGTCGTGGAGTTGGCCTACGGGCTGGCCGAGCAGCACAAGGTGTGCCGTCGCCCGTTGGTGATGCTGGCCACCGACTTGGACACGCACGGGTCGAAATACATTGGCGCGCCGTGCAAATCGACTCTCGCGTGCGTGTGTCCGGCGTGCGCGGAGCGGGCGTTGCGGCTGCGTCAGCAACAAGCTTATGAGGGCTGGCACATGCAGGAGGAACCAGTGACGGAGAAGAACCCACCGACCGAGCAGCAAACCGAGTTGCTGACCGCGCGGGCGCGGCTGATGCAGGAGTACGACCTGGCGCGCGAGGACGGTGACACCGACGCCATGGACGGTATCCGGGAAGTCGTGGCCGACCTGGATGCGGAACTCCGGGAGACGGGTATCCGCGGCAAGCTGCCCGCACTGGACCCGGAGCCGAAGAAGGCGCGGAAGCGGTCGACCCGGCGGCGGCAGGAACAGCCTGATCTGCCGCGCAAGAAGGTCGCCAAGACCACCATCGGACGCCAGTACGCGGGCAAGTACCGGCCCTCGCTGTTCGTCACACTCACCCTGCCGTCCTACGGCCGTGTCGGTCCGGACGGGGCACCGGTGAACCCGGACACCTACGACTACCGGCAGGCCGCCCGGGACATCATCCACTTCTCGGCGTTGTTCGACCGGTTCATGCAGAACTACCGGCGCGCGTCCGGCCGTGACGTGCAGTACTTCGCCACCGTGGAGCCGCAGAAACGCGGGGCCCCGCACATCCACATCGGCATCCGCGGTACCGACCCGAAGGAACTGATCCGCCAGTTGGCGGCGGCGACCTACCACCAAGTGTGGTGGCCGCACTTCGACCAGGAGGTCTACAGCGGCGGCCGGATGCCCTACTGGGACTTCACCGAACACAACGCCTTCGTCGACCCCGACACCCACGAACCGGTCCCGACCTGGCGCGAGGTCCTCGACCACATGGACTCGGTGGATGAGCTGGAACCGGCGCACGTGGTGCGATTCGGCCAGCAAGTGGATGTGAAGGGCATCCTCGGGGGCACGGAGGAAGCCAGTCGGCATATCGGCTACCTGACCAAGTACCTCACCAAGTCCATCGGAGACGTGATCGAACCGCAGTCCCAGCGCGCGGCCGACCACTACGACCGGTTGCACGCCGAACTGGCCATGACACCGTGCTCACCGACGTGCGGGCTGTGGTTCCGCTACGGCGTCGTCCCCAAGGGCGCCAACGCCAAGACCGTGCCCGGGTTGTGCAAGGGCAAGGCGCATCGGCGGGACACGCTCGGGATGCGCGGGCGTCGGGTGCTGGTGTCGCGGAAGTGGACCGGCAAGGACCTGGCCGACCACAAAGCCGATCGTGCGGAGTTCGTTCGGCAACGCCTCGCTGAGGCCGGTATCTCCCGCGAGGTCATCTCCCGACTTCAGATCACCCCGGCCGAACCGGGCGACCCCAATGCGCCGCCACGAGAGCACCTGATCATGCAAATGGTCGCTCAGAAGATCACCCAGCAAGCGGAGTACACCCGTGCCCTGCTGGCCGAACCACCGGGGGAACGTGTTCCACGTGAAACGGAAAGTATTGCAGCACAACAGTATTCAGCCGACAACACGGCGGCGTAG
- a CDS encoding helix-turn-helix domain-containing protein — translation MAIESRYVDVEGAAAYLGTGVRFIRRLVAERRVVFYKVGGHVRFKVSDLEAYAQAGKVEPIEVRWSGGKAVA, via the coding sequence ATGGCAATCGAGTCCAGATACGTGGACGTGGAGGGCGCCGCGGCGTACCTCGGTACCGGCGTCAGGTTCATTCGTCGGTTGGTCGCGGAACGGCGGGTGGTGTTCTACAAGGTCGGCGGTCATGTGCGGTTCAAGGTGTCAGACCTGGAGGCGTACGCGCAGGCGGGCAAGGTCGAACCGATCGAGGTCCGCTGGAGCGGCGGCAAGGCGGTGGCCTGA
- a CDS encoding site-specific integrase: MARRRFGKVRKLPSGKYQASFIGPNGKRQNAPQTFRTKTDADRWLVNVEADISRGAWLDERIGRQLFEDYASAYLRDNPDVGPRWEETCRRNMRLHMTELLDKPLIAITPPVVRSWHAKALAGTGGKTSIAQSYRFLRTVMNQAKRDGAISANPCTIKGAGSDRAKERTVATPAQVAELVEKITPRYRAAVLLAAWCGLRRGEIIGLAVVDLDLVADEVWVRRNRVELLESGEAFDKDPKTDAGKRPVSIPPHLRPFLVEHLKKWSGTTWLFVGQDGQRMRGNAIYQAFVRARDRVGVAVTFHDLRHTGQTLAAATGATLADLKKRLGHASTAAALRYLHAVDGRDKEVAAELSKLAARGNAVELPRTIIVRH; the protein is encoded by the coding sequence ATGGCACGACGGCGGTTCGGCAAAGTCCGCAAGCTGCCTTCCGGCAAGTATCAGGCTTCGTTCATCGGCCCGAACGGCAAGCGGCAGAACGCACCACAGACGTTCCGCACCAAGACCGACGCCGACCGGTGGTTGGTCAACGTCGAGGCCGATATCAGCCGGGGTGCCTGGCTCGATGAGCGAATCGGGCGCCAGTTGTTTGAGGACTACGCCTCCGCGTACCTGCGCGACAATCCGGACGTCGGTCCGCGGTGGGAAGAGACGTGCAGGCGGAACATGCGCCTGCACATGACAGAGCTCCTGGACAAGCCGCTGATCGCGATCACGCCTCCCGTGGTGCGTAGCTGGCACGCGAAGGCGCTCGCTGGCACTGGCGGCAAGACCTCCATCGCGCAGTCCTACCGGTTCCTGCGCACCGTCATGAACCAGGCCAAGCGGGACGGCGCGATTTCGGCAAACCCCTGCACGATCAAGGGCGCTGGTTCGGACAGGGCGAAGGAACGCACCGTCGCGACTCCGGCCCAGGTAGCCGAACTGGTGGAGAAGATCACTCCGCGGTATCGGGCGGCGGTCCTGCTGGCAGCGTGGTGCGGTCTCCGGCGCGGCGAGATCATCGGCCTGGCGGTCGTGGACCTGGACCTGGTGGCCGATGAGGTCTGGGTCCGGCGCAACCGAGTCGAGCTGCTGGAGTCCGGCGAAGCGTTCGACAAGGACCCGAAGACCGACGCGGGCAAGCGGCCGGTGTCCATCCCGCCGCATCTGCGGCCCTTCCTCGTCGAGCACCTAAAGAAGTGGTCCGGGACTACCTGGCTGTTCGTTGGTCAGGATGGTCAGCGGATGCGCGGCAACGCGATCTACCAGGCATTCGTCCGGGCTCGGGACCGTGTTGGGGTCGCGGTGACGTTCCATGACCTCAGGCACACCGGACAGACGTTGGCCGCGGCGACCGGGGCCACGCTCGCTGATCTCAAGAAGCGGCTCGGGCATGCCTCGACGGCTGCCGCGTTGCGGTACCTGCATGCTGTCGACGGGCGGGACAAGGAGGTCGCCGCTGAGCTGAGCAAGTTGGCGGCCAGGGGGAACGCGGTCGAGCTGCCGCGCACGATCATCGTGAGGCACTGA
- a CDS encoding M20 metallopeptidase family protein yields MLDKFRDHATADASFSWGHVFARLAAEMPAAQALRTELHRHPDLSGAEARTLDTLLAHLPEAADRTRLPGHAGLIRIGPPGPAVAIRAEMDALPIVENTGVEWASTNGAMHACGHDVHMAAFVAVARAIDSLPEPPVPLVGLLQPREETSPSGALEFVNSTVLHDHRIAAIIGAHVQPALKSTAVACSSGVVNAASDEFFVTIHGSPAHGAYPHNSRDPLLAASNFVVTCQQIVSRNSDPIDSAVVSIGSIRAGTAPNAIPDEATVSGMVRTMSAGQRTMIQKRIREVADGIALAHGCTAEVTIYPGEPPLQNNTALARAAARILQDTGNEITEFRSYGADDFAFYAEVAPSLMIFVGTPESRGHGLHASGYLPDDGALWRVACSMLAGYLAAAQSLTDTETV; encoded by the coding sequence ATGCTGGACAAGTTTCGCGACCACGCAACCGCCGACGCGAGCTTCTCATGGGGACATGTCTTCGCCCGGCTCGCCGCCGAAATGCCTGCCGCGCAGGCACTTCGGACCGAGCTGCATCGCCACCCCGACCTGTCGGGCGCGGAAGCACGGACGCTGGATACCCTGCTGGCACATCTGCCGGAGGCCGCGGATCGCACCCGGCTGCCCGGACACGCCGGACTGATCAGGATCGGGCCACCCGGGCCCGCGGTCGCGATCCGCGCCGAGATGGACGCCCTGCCGATCGTGGAGAACACCGGTGTCGAATGGGCATCGACCAACGGCGCCATGCACGCCTGCGGACACGATGTCCACATGGCGGCGTTCGTCGCGGTCGCCCGGGCGATCGACTCGCTCCCCGAACCGCCGGTGCCGCTGGTCGGCCTGCTGCAACCCAGGGAGGAGACCTCGCCCTCGGGTGCACTGGAATTCGTGAACAGTACGGTTCTGCACGATCACCGGATCGCCGCGATTATCGGCGCCCATGTGCAGCCGGCCCTGAAATCCACCGCCGTCGCGTGCAGCTCCGGCGTCGTCAACGCGGCCTCGGACGAATTCTTCGTGACCATACACGGCTCGCCCGCGCACGGCGCCTACCCGCACAATTCCCGCGACCCGCTGCTGGCCGCCAGCAACTTCGTCGTGACCTGCCAGCAGATCGTGTCCCGCAACTCCGACCCGATAGACTCAGCGGTGGTCAGTATCGGGAGTATCCGTGCCGGAACAGCACCCAACGCCATCCCCGACGAGGCGACTGTCAGCGGGATGGTCCGCACCATGTCGGCCGGCCAGCGCACCATGATCCAGAAGCGGATCCGCGAGGTGGCCGACGGTATCGCGCTCGCGCACGGATGCACCGCCGAGGTCACGATCTACCCGGGCGAACCTCCGCTGCAGAACAATACGGCACTGGCCCGTGCCGCCGCCCGGATCCTGCAGGACACCGGAAACGAGATCACCGAGTTCCGTTCCTACGGCGCAGACGATTTCGCGTTCTACGCGGAGGTCGCGCCCAGCCTGATGATCTTCGTCGGAACTCCGGAATCCCGCGGTCACGGACTGCACGCCAGTGGTTACCTGCCCGACGACGGCGCGCTGTGGCGGGTCGCGTGCAGCATGCTGGCCGGATATCTCGCCGCGGCGCAGTCGCTGACGGATACCGAGACGGTTTGA
- a CDS encoding amidohydrolase family protein: protein MADTADLPLIDHHCHGLMLSDLTDDEFRSLATESEWPAPDGIDALDSPFGLAVRAICAPLLDIERNAPIDTYLDRRRALGVDEVNRRLLDAAGTARYLVDTGFTASPVAGPAQMRAMTGAPADEILRLERVAEEIAPGTTAENFAARFGEALYARSHGTVGLKSIIAYRYGFDIAAQRPSQTEVRAAAGNWLRRGEQSRTYRLDDPVLLQHVLWEGVGLGLPIQLHVGYGDGDVQLFRADPSRLTKFLTATRTSGAQFMLLHCYPFVREAAILTQVFPHVYCDVGLVSHYLGPSSGVAIRQALEMAPFGKVLYSSDAYGLAEHYAVSALQWRRELGKLLDEWVADQWLSPADAERYAGMIAAGNAARVYCLHTDD, encoded by the coding sequence ATGGCCGACACGGCAGACCTTCCGCTCATCGACCACCACTGTCACGGTCTGATGCTGTCCGATCTGACCGATGACGAATTCCGCTCCCTGGCAACCGAATCCGAATGGCCGGCGCCCGACGGTATCGATGCGCTCGATTCCCCGTTCGGTCTCGCGGTCCGCGCGATCTGCGCGCCGTTGCTCGATATCGAACGCAACGCCCCCATCGATACCTATCTCGACCGGCGTCGCGCACTCGGTGTGGACGAGGTGAACCGGCGGCTCCTCGACGCGGCGGGAACAGCCCGCTACCTCGTCGATACCGGTTTCACCGCGTCCCCGGTCGCGGGGCCCGCGCAGATGCGGGCCATGACCGGCGCACCCGCCGATGAGATCCTGCGCCTGGAGCGGGTGGCCGAGGAGATAGCGCCCGGCACGACCGCGGAGAACTTCGCGGCCCGCTTCGGCGAAGCACTATACGCGCGGTCCCACGGAACAGTCGGACTGAAATCGATCATCGCCTACCGCTACGGATTCGATATCGCCGCGCAGCGCCCGTCGCAGACCGAGGTCCGCGCCGCCGCGGGCAACTGGCTGCGCCGCGGCGAACAGAGCCGAACCTACCGGCTCGACGACCCCGTCCTGCTGCAGCACGTCCTCTGGGAGGGTGTCGGGCTGGGACTGCCCATCCAGTTGCACGTCGGATACGGCGACGGCGATGTGCAGCTGTTCCGGGCCGATCCGTCGCGGCTGACGAAGTTCCTCACCGCCACCCGCACCTCGGGCGCACAGTTCATGCTGCTGCACTGCTATCCCTTCGTCCGCGAAGCGGCGATCCTCACGCAGGTGTTCCCGCACGTGTACTGCGATGTCGGCCTCGTCTCGCACTACCTGGGGCCGAGCAGCGGCGTCGCAATCCGCCAGGCCCTGGAGATGGCGCCCTTCGGCAAGGTTCTCTACTCCTCCGACGCCTACGGCCTCGCCGAGCACTACGCGGTCAGCGCCCTGCAGTGGCGCCGGGAACTCGGCAAGCTGCTCGACGAATGGGTCGCCGATCAGTGGCTGAGCCCGGCCGACGCCGAGCGTTACGCGGGCATGATCGCGGCCGGGAACGCCGCCCGGGTCTATTGCTTGCACACCGACGACTGA
- a CDS encoding glutamine synthetase family protein has protein sequence MPVTYPLPLLDTAAQRDHESQLAASGTTLLVGSVVDMGGVARAKAIPVARALSFHRTGIGASPSWNAFCVDNAIALTDKIGVVGDMRLRADLTAAKRVDESITWAPCEMFDQHGNPLEGCSRGRLRELQASAEAHDIDVLVGIELEFVLTPESGEMDPAAWQGYGLRALLDNEDFVIDLERSLRAAGLDAEQIHAEYGVGQFEISFPPADPLTAADNGVLARLVLGRVARRHGLRVSFSPLPAPAGAGNGAHLHMSFTRKGQPLLSGGPQVHGLRPDGAAALGGIVRGLPDLMAIFAGSVLSSYRLQPGLWSGAHACWGLENREAAVRLCAATPANPHGANIELKCVDTSANPYLAVAGMLGLALEGIQTTAELPVEVPDDPALLPAGTVATLSDSQPEKLDRFEHSKLARAILGDSIVEATVAVRRHETDALGDLDLHELTDRLRFSWSF, from the coding sequence ATGCCCGTCACATACCCCCTGCCGTTGCTCGACACCGCCGCACAGCGCGATCACGAGTCCCAGCTCGCGGCCAGCGGTACGACCCTCCTCGTCGGTTCCGTGGTCGACATGGGCGGCGTCGCCCGTGCCAAAGCCATCCCGGTAGCGCGCGCACTCTCGTTCCACCGCACCGGAATCGGCGCCTCCCCGTCGTGGAACGCATTCTGTGTCGACAACGCCATCGCGCTCACCGACAAGATCGGCGTGGTCGGCGATATGCGCCTGCGAGCCGATCTCACCGCGGCCAAACGAGTCGACGAGTCGATCACCTGGGCGCCGTGCGAAATGTTCGACCAGCACGGCAACCCCCTCGAGGGCTGCTCGCGCGGCCGGCTGCGCGAGCTGCAGGCGAGCGCGGAGGCACACGATATCGACGTGCTTGTCGGCATCGAACTGGAATTCGTGCTCACGCCCGAATCCGGCGAGATGGACCCGGCCGCCTGGCAGGGCTACGGGCTGCGCGCGCTGCTCGACAACGAAGACTTCGTCATCGATCTCGAGCGCTCCCTGCGTGCGGCGGGATTGGATGCCGAGCAGATCCACGCCGAATACGGCGTCGGCCAGTTCGAGATCTCGTTCCCACCTGCCGATCCCCTGACCGCGGCCGATAACGGGGTACTGGCCCGCCTCGTCCTGGGCCGGGTGGCGCGCAGGCACGGGCTGCGGGTCTCCTTTTCCCCGTTGCCCGCGCCTGCGGGGGCGGGCAACGGAGCCCACCTGCACATGTCGTTCACCCGCAAGGGGCAACCGCTGCTGTCGGGTGGCCCGCAGGTACACGGACTGCGTCCCGACGGCGCCGCGGCGCTCGGCGGCATCGTGCGCGGGCTGCCCGATCTCATGGCGATTTTCGCGGGATCGGTCCTGTCGAGCTACCGGCTGCAGCCCGGTTTGTGGTCGGGTGCGCACGCCTGCTGGGGACTGGAGAACCGGGAGGCCGCGGTCCGGCTGTGCGCCGCCACACCCGCCAATCCGCACGGAGCCAATATCGAGCTCAAATGCGTCGATACCTCCGCCAACCCCTATCTCGCGGTCGCCGGCATGCTCGGATTGGCGCTCGAGGGCATCCAGACGACAGCGGAGCTGCCCGTGGAGGTGCCCGACGACCCCGCGTTATTGCCCGCCGGAACAGTGGCCACGCTGTCGGACAGCCAGCCCGAGAAGCTGGATCGGTTCGAACACTCCAAACTCGCCCGCGCCATCCTCGGTGATTCGATCGTGGAGGCCACCGTCGCCGTCCGCCGGCACGAGACCGACGCACTGGGCGACCTCGATCTGCACGAGCTCACCGACCGCCTGCGGTTCAGCTGGTCGTTCTGA
- a CDS encoding branched-chain amino acid ABC transporter permease produces MWFKRAGVLQTPILLSGIVAIVALIGAFGSPTVSRVATLALIAVIFVCGLSTFSGNSGVMSFGHVAFMAIGAYTAAYLTIPVKLKAALFPDMPDALSFLVRIHAPLPVAVFIGGLMAIVFSVLTAPVVARLSGLQSGIATLALLLIVYNVLGSWTAVTRGSSSMVGIPQRTTAWNALAFAIAAVAIAWLYRRSRSGLQLQASREDYWAAVAAGIEVGRHRAYAWMLGAGLCGAAGALYAGLLTSFNINGFFLSATFAFVVMIVAGGYLSLSGAVLGAVLISALQEVLRRFQDGQFTGGSPLPAGVADLVLALILLIILIKAPQGLMGVRELRIPSPRAVTLPRRPSKPSPAPATP; encoded by the coding sequence ATGTGGTTCAAGAGAGCCGGCGTGCTGCAGACCCCGATCCTGTTGTCCGGCATTGTCGCGATCGTCGCCCTCATCGGCGCATTCGGCAGCCCGACCGTCAGCAGGGTCGCCACCCTCGCGCTGATCGCGGTGATCTTCGTCTGCGGCCTGTCGACCTTTTCGGGCAACTCCGGGGTCATGTCGTTCGGGCATGTGGCGTTCATGGCGATCGGCGCCTATACCGCGGCGTACCTGACCATCCCGGTCAAACTGAAGGCGGCGCTGTTCCCCGATATGCCCGACGCCCTGTCGTTCCTCGTGCGGATCCACGCGCCACTACCGGTCGCGGTGTTCATCGGTGGGCTCATGGCGATCGTTTTCTCCGTGCTCACCGCACCGGTCGTGGCCCGGTTGAGCGGGCTGCAGTCCGGAATAGCCACGCTGGCACTGCTGCTGATCGTCTACAATGTGCTCGGGAGCTGGACCGCGGTGACCCGAGGCTCGTCGAGCATGGTGGGCATTCCGCAACGTACTACCGCGTGGAACGCGCTGGCCTTCGCCATCGCGGCGGTGGCGATCGCGTGGCTCTACCGGCGCTCTCGCAGTGGTCTGCAGTTGCAGGCCTCCCGCGAGGACTACTGGGCGGCGGTCGCCGCGGGCATCGAAGTCGGTCGCCACCGCGCCTATGCCTGGATGCTCGGGGCCGGACTCTGCGGTGCCGCGGGCGCGCTGTACGCGGGCCTGCTCACCTCGTTCAATATCAATGGGTTTTTCCTGTCGGCGACATTCGCCTTCGTGGTGATGATCGTCGCCGGCGGTTATCTGTCGCTGAGCGGCGCGGTCCTCGGAGCTGTGCTGATCAGTGCCCTGCAGGAAGTACTTCGCCGGTTCCAGGACGGCCAGTTCACCGGTGGTAGCCCGCTGCCCGCCGGTGTCGCGGACCTGGTCCTGGCGCTGATTCTGCTGATTATCCTGATAAAGGCACCGCAGGGTCTGATGGGTGTCCGAGAGCTGCGAATCCCGTCACCGCGGGCCGTAACTCTGCCGCGCCGCCCCTCGAAGCCGTCCCCAGCGCCCGCGACGCCCTAG
- a CDS encoding branched-chain amino acid ABC transporter permease — translation MIVEFLIGAAGLGALYALLTIGVSLLFGILGLMNFAYGEIIMAAGFALYLFRDQPWLLAAGMAILFGCAVSVLSERLAFHSLRNADPVTLMIASFAVSLALQSLARMSVLPKAQGVPPQNWLTRQLSVFGVEVSILNLVMLVLCGATLTGVALLIGRTTLGIQLRAAAENFQMAENLGVKGNRAVAAAFGIVGVLAGIGAVVLVARQGAVSAEMGLQPMLIGIIGAVLGGMSSLRGAALGGFLLGATTSLLETVLPSDLITFRDAILFTLLIGVLVIRPQGLLSGSKVRVS, via the coding sequence ATGATCGTCGAGTTCCTGATAGGCGCGGCCGGCCTCGGCGCGCTGTATGCCCTACTGACCATCGGGGTATCGCTGCTGTTCGGGATTCTGGGCCTGATGAACTTCGCCTACGGCGAGATCATCATGGCAGCCGGATTCGCGCTGTACCTGTTCCGCGACCAGCCCTGGCTGCTCGCCGCGGGGATGGCGATCCTGTTCGGATGCGCCGTCTCGGTGCTCAGCGAACGCCTGGCGTTCCACTCGCTGCGCAATGCCGATCCGGTGACGCTCATGATCGCCTCGTTCGCCGTCAGCCTGGCCTTGCAGAGCCTGGCCCGAATGTCGGTGCTGCCGAAGGCCCAGGGAGTTCCGCCGCAGAACTGGCTCACCCGCCAGCTGAGCGTGTTCGGCGTCGAGGTGAGCATCCTGAACCTGGTCATGCTCGTACTGTGCGGAGCCACGCTCACCGGCGTCGCGCTGCTGATCGGCCGGACAACACTGGGGATCCAGTTGCGTGCCGCGGCGGAGAACTTCCAGATGGCCGAGAACCTGGGGGTCAAGGGTAACCGGGCCGTCGCGGCAGCCTTCGGAATCGTCGGTGTGCTGGCCGGTATCGGTGCCGTCGTCCTGGTAGCTCGCCAGGGCGCGGTATCGGCTGAAATGGGCCTGCAACCGATGCTGATCGGCATCATCGGCGCTGTCCTGGGCGGTATGAGCAGCCTGCGTGGCGCGGCCCTGGGTGGTTTCCTGCTCGGCGCCACCACCTCCCTGCTGGAGACGGTGCTACCGAGCGACCTCATCACCTTCCGGGACGCCATCCTGTTCACCCTTTTGATCGGCGTCCTCGTCATCAGGCCGCAGGGCCTGCTCTCCGGATCGAAAGTGCGGGTGTCGTGA
- a CDS encoding ABC transporter ATP-binding protein, whose product MLLEASDVYVQYNSSVMAVQGASLTVRQGELVSLIGHNGAGKSTLVKAVMGLVPLHSGTITVDGQPVSDKSLSPVAARISYVPEDRGVFASLTVGENLRLGGVSRTDKRGLADDIERQLERFPILRKHWKRGASLLSGGEQQQLAIARALLLRPRLLLLDEPTLGLAPIVVDLIFDVIAGLRAEGMTILLVEQNAMRAIEISDRVYVLQAPGKVVGSGSAAELGANAAVINYLGFSPVEAGSRA is encoded by the coding sequence ATGTTGCTCGAAGCCAGTGATGTCTATGTGCAGTACAACTCCTCGGTCATGGCGGTGCAGGGCGCTTCGCTCACGGTGCGCCAGGGCGAACTCGTCTCCCTGATCGGCCATAACGGCGCGGGAAAATCCACGCTGGTCAAGGCCGTGATGGGACTGGTTCCCCTACATTCGGGCACCATCACCGTCGACGGGCAGCCGGTCTCGGACAAATCGTTATCCCCCGTCGCGGCCCGGATCTCCTACGTACCGGAGGACCGCGGTGTCTTCGCCAGCCTGACAGTCGGCGAGAACCTCCGGCTCGGCGGGGTGAGCCGCACGGACAAGCGCGGGCTCGCCGACGATATCGAACGCCAACTCGAGCGCTTCCCCATCCTGCGCAAGCACTGGAAACGCGGGGCGAGCCTGCTCTCCGGCGGCGAACAGCAGCAACTGGCCATCGCGCGAGCTCTCCTACTGCGGCCGCGGTTACTGCTGCTCGACGAGCCGACCCTGGGACTCGCGCCGATCGTGGTGGATCTGATCTTCGATGTCATCGCCGGACTCCGCGCGGAGGGCATGACGATTCTGCTGGTCGAGCAGAATGCGATGCGCGCCATCGAGATCTCCGATCGCGTCTATGTCCTGCAGGCCCCGGGCAAAGTGGTCGGTTCGGGTTCCGCCGCGGAACTGGGCGCAAATGCGGCCGTCATCAATTACCTGGGATTTTCCCCTGTCGAGGCAGGAAGCAGAGCATGA